A DNA window from Paenibacillus sp. HWE-109 contains the following coding sequences:
- a CDS encoding helix-turn-helix domain-containing protein — protein MISSSQLNSIEWVSKEKVRLKQIIRDNKRDGLFLLRVQVCLLWLMKFKQTDITEITSLSKVTVNKYISDYKIDTSFKEKKHLKSGRPSFLSKKQTALLIKNLNDISFLATHYNLDMIGAWVMREFNVSYSEKGLQKLLLRLGIDI, from the coding sequence ATGATTAGTTCTTCTCAGCTAAACTCTATAGAATGGGTCTCTAAAGAAAAAGTGCGATTAAAACAAATAATAAGGGATAATAAAAGAGACGGTTTATTTCTACTGAGAGTACAAGTATGCCTACTTTGGTTAATGAAGTTTAAGCAGACGGATATTACAGAAATAACCTCTCTATCAAAGGTTACAGTCAATAAGTACATCTCAGATTATAAAATAGATACATCATTTAAAGAGAAGAAACATTTAAAATCTGGGCGGCCTTCATTTTTATCTAAAAAACAAACAGCATTACTAATAAAGAACTTGAATGATATTAGTTTTCTCGCGACACATTACAACTTAGATATGATAGGCGCTTGGGTAATGCGAGAGTTTAATGTTTCTTATTCGGAAAAAGGGTTACAAAAACTGTTACTTAGACTGGGAATAGATATATAA
- a CDS encoding DHH family phosphoesterase yields the protein MSRIKLFTHTDLDGVGCAIVALHTFGDRIDIEYCDYHDVNQKIADFLSAGITDNYEFIYITDISVNEEVADRLSEFSGKVMLLDHHPTALWLNRYSWAFVETDSPHGGKRSGTEMFFFETLRYPSERFDLASFTETVRRYDTWEWSTVYNDDSARELNDLLYIIGRDRFVRRFTDSLSIEFTDTERLLLQLDSEKAREYTESKKRELIIRKIGGHFIGIVFAERYYSELSNRLPFEYPNVDFIAIINPSRSVSYRGLDKVDVGLFAKQYEGGGHKNAAGSPITPAMRDDIIDAIFKEAQYDAN from the coding sequence ATGAGTCGGATTAAACTTTTTACACATACGGACTTAGACGGAGTAGGCTGCGCTATCGTTGCGCTCCACACATTCGGTGACCGCATAGACATTGAGTATTGCGATTATCATGACGTAAATCAGAAGATCGCGGATTTCCTGTCCGCAGGGATTACGGACAACTACGAATTTATCTACATCACGGACATAAGCGTTAACGAAGAAGTCGCGGATCGGTTATCGGAGTTTTCCGGAAAAGTGATGCTGTTAGACCACCATCCTACCGCGCTGTGGCTAAACAGATATAGCTGGGCTTTTGTTGAAACGGATTCTCCACACGGAGGCAAGCGTTCCGGTACGGAGATGTTCTTCTTCGAAACGCTTCGGTACCCATCGGAAAGGTTCGACCTCGCTTCATTTACAGAGACGGTTCGACGCTACGATACGTGGGAATGGTCCACGGTGTATAACGATGACAGCGCGAGAGAACTGAACGACCTCCTTTATATCATTGGACGCGATCGGTTTGTGCGGCGTTTTACCGATAGTTTATCGATTGAGTTTACGGACACCGAGCGTTTGCTGCTACAGTTAGATTCAGAAAAGGCTCGCGAGTATACGGAATCTAAAAAACGCGAACTCATTATACGAAAAATTGGCGGCCATTTCATCGGAATCGTATTCGCTGAGCGTTATTATAGCGAACTCAGCAATCGCCTACCGTTTGAATATCCGAACGTAGATTTTATCGCGATAATAAATCCGTCAAGGTCCGTTAGCTATCGCGGGCTCGACAAAGTGGACGTCGGATTATTCGCGAAACAGTACGAAGGAGGCGGTCATAAGAACGCTGCTGGCTCTCCGATAACCCCTGCCATGCGAGACGATATTATTGACGCAATATTTAAGGAGGCGCAATATGACGCAAACTAA
- a CDS encoding phosphoesterase, translating into MSQTFFISDHHFGHKLIIDFENRPFVDTEEMNASMIAKWNQVVNKEDTVFHLGDFSFLNKEKTQAIVSQLNGYKILILGNHDRGRSRTWWLDAGFDEVSDYPIIYKNFFFLSHEPMYMNKQMPYVNVHGHIHGQKYEGLHYYNVSVEQLDYTPVSFEQIRDAVVVNEEQ; encoded by the coding sequence ATGTCCCAAACTTTTTTCATATCCGACCACCATTTTGGTCATAAATTGATTATTGATTTTGAAAATCGCCCTTTCGTCGATACCGAGGAAATGAATGCAAGCATGATTGCCAAATGGAATCAAGTTGTGAACAAAGAGGACACGGTATTCCATCTGGGGGATTTCTCCTTTCTCAACAAAGAGAAGACCCAAGCAATCGTTTCGCAACTCAACGGCTACAAAATCCTCATCCTAGGCAACCATGACCGGGGAAGGTCCAGGACGTGGTGGCTCGATGCCGGTTTTGATGAAGTGAGCGATTATCCGATCATTTATAAAAACTTTTTTTTCCTGTCTCACGAACCCATGTACATGAACAAACAGATGCCATACGTCAATGTCCATGGCCACATTCACGGGCAGAAATACGAGGGACTTCATTATTATAATGTGAGTGTGGAACAACTGGATTACACACCGGTTTCTTTTGAGCAGATTCGTGATGCGGTTGTGGTGAATGAGGAGCAATAA